A genomic window from Ilyobacter polytropus DSM 2926 includes:
- a CDS encoding NUDIX hydrolase, producing MRLLKKSVHNSLNSLDGNPYRRIAARGIVLKDSKILMLYTKRYNDYSFPGGGVEPHEDLIEGLKRELVEETGARDIEVDGHYGIYEEFRPVHYDDFDFMHMTSHFYICSIADELGTSSLEDYEIKNGMSALWIDIHEAIAHNKEVISKKDEKMGLSIERETQVLELIASELLN from the coding sequence ATGAGATTATTAAAAAAATCTGTTCACAATAGTCTGAACAGTTTAGATGGAAATCCCTATAGAAGAATAGCTGCAAGAGGGATTGTTTTAAAAGATTCAAAAATTCTGATGCTATACACAAAAAGATACAATGACTACAGCTTTCCAGGAGGTGGAGTAGAACCCCATGAGGACCTGATAGAAGGACTGAAAAGAGAGCTTGTTGAAGAGACAGGTGCAAGAGATATAGAGGTTGACGGTCACTATGGCATTTACGAAGAATTTAGACCTGTTCATTATGATGACTTTGACTTTATGCATATGACTTCTCACTTTTATATTTGTAGCATTGCTGACGAATTGGGAACATCAAGCTTAGAAGATTATGAGATCAAAAACGGGATGAGTGCACTTTGGATCGATATCCACGAGGCTATTGCTCATAATAAAGAAGTAATATCAAAAAAAGATGAAAAAATGGGACTTTCCATTGAAAGGGAAACCCAGGTCTTAGAGCTTATTGCATCAGAATTATTAAATTAA
- the carB gene encoding carbamoyl-phosphate synthase large subunit, translating into MLDKSIKKTLVIGSGPIVIGQAAEFDYSGTQACEALKQEGIEVVLINSNPATIMTDRAVADRIYIEPITIEFVEKVIKKERPDSILAGMGGQTALNIAVELYDSGILDKYNVKVIGTPIDSIKRGEDRDLFRDAMKKIGEPTIESKIVENLKDGLEFAAQIGYPLVVRPAYTLGGSGGGIANDPQELEDILLKGLKLSRVGQVLVEKSILGWKEVEYEVIRDENGNCITVCNMENIDPVGIHTGDSIVVAPSQTLSDKEYQMLRTSSIKIINEIGVIGGCNVQFALHPKSFKYAIIEINPRVSRSSALASKATGYPIARVATKLSLGYTLDEVKNEVTGQTYACFEPALDYCVVKIPKWPFDKFKKADRKLGTKMMATGEIMAIGNNFEAAFLKGIRSLEIGQYNMEHPVAKKMSIRELKNAVMRPDDERIFVAAEMLRRGYVKSKLQKITGMDKFFMEKIEWIVKQEELLKRSTLKDMDKHTLRNLKKKGFSDKGIAALMNVSEADIVAKRKELDIRPVYKMVDTCAAEFDAVSSYYYSTYDIYDEVTVSDKRKILVVGSGPIRIGQGIEFDYCTVHSIKALQKMGIETIIINNNPETVSTDFSTADKLYFEPLITEDVMNIIEKEQPEGVVLQFGGQTAIKLANDLAAAGVKIIGTSADKIDEAEDRERFEAMMEKLDIKRPKGRAVWKIEPGIEIANSVGYPVLVRPSYVLGGQGMEICHDEYNLVKYLEASFDRDPENPVLIDKYLNGIEIEIDAICDGEDVLIPGIMEHLERAGVHSGDSITVYPSKNLYEGTEVKILDYAKKIAKELEISGMMNIQFIAFENEIYVIEVNPRSSRTVPYISKVTGVPMIELATKVMLGEKLADMEYGTGIYKKPNVYAVKVPVFSTEKLGNVEVSLGPEMKSTGEVLGVSESLDEAIYKGLVGGYRLSQIKNKNVLVTIRDKDKEEFLPLAKRLIGQGCKLFSTVGTQKFLETHGITAEKVNKISEENPNILDKLKNREIDLLINTATKANDAMRDGFRIRRTAIEYGVEVLTSLDTLNAILNIMEKNIHLNKELKVYDISQI; encoded by the coding sequence ATGTTAGATAAATCAATAAAGAAAACCCTTGTAATCGGATCTGGGCCTATAGTGATAGGTCAGGCGGCGGAGTTTGATTATTCAGGAACTCAAGCTTGCGAAGCCTTAAAGCAGGAGGGTATAGAGGTTGTACTTATAAACTCAAACCCTGCAACTATAATGACAGACAGAGCAGTTGCAGACAGGATTTACATAGAGCCTATTACCATAGAATTTGTAGAAAAGGTGATAAAAAAAGAAAGACCTGATTCCATATTGGCTGGAATGGGTGGACAGACTGCCTTGAATATAGCGGTTGAACTTTATGACAGCGGAATTTTAGATAAATATAATGTAAAAGTAATAGGAACTCCCATCGATTCCATAAAAAGAGGAGAGGACAGAGACCTATTTAGAGATGCAATGAAAAAAATAGGGGAACCTACCATCGAGAGTAAGATAGTTGAAAACCTAAAGGATGGTCTAGAATTTGCAGCCCAGATAGGTTATCCTCTTGTAGTTAGACCTGCATATACTTTAGGAGGATCAGGAGGAGGAATAGCCAACGATCCTCAGGAACTAGAAGACATACTTCTTAAAGGTCTAAAGCTTTCAAGGGTAGGACAGGTTTTAGTAGAAAAGTCTATCTTAGGTTGGAAAGAGGTAGAGTATGAAGTAATCAGAGACGAGAATGGAAACTGTATCACAGTGTGTAATATGGAAAACATTGACCCAGTGGGAATACATACAGGAGACTCTATAGTTGTGGCTCCATCTCAGACTCTTTCTGATAAAGAGTATCAGATGCTTAGAACTTCATCTATAAAAATAATAAATGAGATCGGTGTAATCGGTGGATGCAACGTTCAGTTTGCCCTTCATCCAAAGTCGTTTAAGTATGCGATTATAGAGATTAACCCAAGAGTTTCAAGATCCTCAGCCCTTGCATCAAAAGCCACAGGATATCCTATTGCAAGAGTTGCCACAAAACTTTCTCTTGGTTATACCCTAGATGAGGTAAAAAATGAAGTTACAGGTCAGACCTATGCATGTTTCGAGCCTGCACTTGACTACTGTGTAGTAAAGATACCTAAGTGGCCATTTGATAAATTTAAGAAAGCAGACAGAAAACTCGGAACTAAGATGATGGCAACAGGAGAGATCATGGCTATCGGAAATAATTTTGAGGCGGCCTTCTTAAAAGGGATAAGATCCCTGGAAATAGGTCAGTATAATATGGAGCATCCTGTAGCTAAGAAAATGTCAATCAGAGAGCTCAAAAATGCCGTAATGAGACCTGATGACGAGAGAATATTTGTAGCAGCAGAGATGCTAAGACGTGGATATGTAAAGTCTAAACTCCAAAAGATTACCGGTATGGATAAGTTTTTCATGGAAAAAATAGAGTGGATAGTAAAACAGGAAGAACTTCTCAAAAGAAGTACTTTAAAAGATATGGATAAGCATACCCTAAGAAATTTAAAGAAAAAAGGTTTCTCTGATAAAGGAATAGCGGCTCTTATGAATGTCTCTGAGGCGGATATTGTCGCTAAGAGAAAAGAGCTTGATATCAGACCTGTATACAAGATGGTAGATACTTGTGCAGCAGAATTTGATGCAGTTTCATCTTACTATTATTCTACCTATGATATCTATGATGAAGTAACTGTTTCTGACAAAAGAAAAATACTTGTTGTTGGCTCTGGTCCAATAAGAATAGGCCAGGGAATAGAATTTGACTATTGTACGGTTCACAGTATAAAAGCCCTTCAGAAGATGGGAATAGAAACTATCATTATAAACAATAATCCTGAGACTGTATCTACTGACTTTTCTACTGCAGACAAGCTTTATTTTGAGCCACTTATTACAGAAGATGTAATGAATATAATCGAAAAAGAGCAGCCTGAAGGTGTGGTTCTTCAGTTTGGAGGACAGACAGCTATAAAACTTGCCAATGATCTAGCAGCAGCTGGGGTAAAGATAATAGGTACTTCTGCAGACAAGATCGATGAGGCAGAGGATAGAGAAAGATTTGAAGCAATGATGGAAAAACTAGATATAAAGAGACCAAAAGGAAGAGCTGTCTGGAAAATAGAGCCTGGAATAGAGATTGCAAATTCAGTGGGTTATCCTGTGCTTGTTAGACCTTCTTATGTTCTTGGAGGGCAGGGAATGGAAATCTGTCACGATGAATATAACCTTGTAAAATATCTCGAAGCTTCTTTTGACAGAGATCCTGAAAATCCAGTACTTATAGATAAATACCTAAATGGTATAGAGATAGAAATAGATGCAATATGTGATGGGGAAGATGTACTTATACCTGGAATAATGGAACATCTAGAAAGAGCTGGAGTTCACTCAGGGGATTCGATAACTGTTTATCCTTCTAAGAATCTTTATGAAGGTACAGAGGTAAAAATCTTAGACTATGCCAAGAAGATAGCTAAAGAGTTAGAGATAAGCGGAATGATGAATATTCAGTTTATAGCCTTTGAAAATGAGATATATGTAATAGAAGTAAACCCTAGATCATCTAGAACTGTTCCTTATATATCAAAGGTAACAGGAGTTCCTATGATAGAGCTGGCCACAAAAGTAATGTTAGGTGAAAAACTGGCAGATATGGAATATGGAACAGGAATCTATAAAAAACCAAATGTCTACGCTGTAAAAGTACCTGTGTTTTCAACAGAAAAACTTGGAAATGTAGAAGTTTCCCTAGGACCTGAGATGAAATCTACAGGTGAAGTATTAGGAGTGTCTGAAAGTCTAGATGAAGCTATCTACAAGGGACTTGTAGGTGGATACAGGCTGAGTCAGATAAAAAATAAAAATGTTCTTGTTACCATAAGAGATAAGGATAAAGAGGAGTTTTTACCTCTTGCAAAGAGACTTATAGGACAGGGATGTAAATTATTTTCTACAGTGGGAACTCAGAAATTCCTTGAGACACACGGAATCACTGCAGAAAAGGTAAATAAAATATCTGAGGAAAATCCAAATATTCTTGATAAACTTAAGAATAGAGAGATAGACCTGCTAATAAACACTGCAACTAAGGCCAATGACGCCATGAGAGATGGGTTCAGAATAAGAAGAACTGCAATTGAATATGGAGTGGAGGTTCTTACTTCCCTTGATACTTTAAATGCTATACTTAATATTATGGAGAAAAATATTCATCTGAACAAAGAACTCAAAGTGTATGACATATCACAAATATAA